From Vitis vinifera cultivar Pinot Noir 40024 chromosome 14, ASM3070453v1, a single genomic window includes:
- the LOC104881478 gene encoding uncharacterized protein LOC104881478: protein MVGQVFNSKADLQHAAKLYSLSQHQEYVVVSSTTKLLVLRCKKAEQSQCPWKLHAMVVKGTTSFAINKHNGPHKCVNPCLNRDHQQLDSNLIAAHIQGMIKAQFTLSVAAIQASIVEKFGYQMSYKNASKAKLKALTNLFGDFYKSYAELPHFFIALEQANPGCVVISKTFPGIMENTEIFQRVFWTFQPSIEGFKHCRPVLSIDGTHLYGKYKGTLMIAMGCDGNNQLFPLAFALTEGENIDSWGWFLACIRTRVTNRRKLCVISDRHPGIMAAMSDVHLGWSEPYAYHRVCMRHLASNFMTRFKDKILKNLMCRGALATKIEKFNKHMNTIGRINAAAQQWLEAIPFEKWTLSHDGGRMYDIMTTNMSEVFNSVLKGARSLPVTALVQLTFFRLNSYFVVRREQGANRLASSEEYTPYVDAKMKANVVKVGSYEIILYDHI from the coding sequence ATGGTTGGCcaagtttttaattcaaaagcAGATTTACAACATGCTGCGAAGTTGTACTCTTTAAGTCAACACCAAGAGTACGTTGTTGTTTCGTCAACTACAAAGTTGTTGGTCCTAAGATGCAAGAAGGCTGAGCAATCGCAATGTCCATGGAAACTTCATGCTATGGTTGTAAAAGGTACAACTTCATTTGCAATCAATAAACACAATGGTCCCCACAAATGTGTAAATCCTTGCTTGAATCGGGATCATCAACAATTAGATTCCAACTTGATTGCTGCTCATATCCAAGGAATGATTAAGGCACAATTCACATTATCAGTGGCTGCTATTCAAGCAAGTATTGTGGAGAAATTCGGATACCAAATGTCATACAAGAATGCATCTAAAGCAAAGCTTAAAGCTCTTACAAACTTATTTGGTGATTTTTATAAGTCATATGCAGAGCTGCCCCATTTTTTCATTGCCTTAGAGCAGGCAAATCCAGGATGTgttgtaatttcaaaaacatttcctgGTATTATGGAGAATACAGAAATATTTCAACGAGTTTTTTGGACATTTCAACCATCTATTGAAGGATTCAAGCATTGTCGGCCTGTACTCAGTATTGATGGTACACATTTGTATGGGAAGTATAAAGGCACTTTAATGATTGCTATGGGTTGTGATGGAAATAATCAGTTATTCCCATTGGCTTTTGCCCTAACAGAGGGTGAGAATATTGATAGTTGGGGATGGTTTTTGGCATGTATTAGAACAAGAGTCACTAATAGGAGGAAACTTTGTGTTATATCAGATCGACATCCAGGCATTATGGCTGCAATGAGCGATGTTCATCTTGGTTGGTCTGAGCCATACGCATATCATAGGGTTTGTATGCGTCATCTTGCTAGCAATTTTATGACTCGATTCAaggataaaatattgaaaaatcttATGTGCAGAGGAGCCTTAGCAaccaagattgaaaaattcaataaacataTGAACACAATTGGGAGGATTAATGCAGCCGCACAACAATGGTTGGAAGCAATCCCTTTTGAGAAATGGACACTCTCTCATGACGGAGGTCGAATGTACGACATCATGACTACAAACATGTCGGAGGTGTTCAATAGTGTGCTTAAAGGGGCTCGTAGCTTACCCGTAACTGCTTTGGTTCAATTGACATTTTTTCGGCTAAATAGTTACTTTGTTGTGAGAAGGGAACAAGGTGCTAATCGACTTGCTTCAAGTGAGGAATACACTCCATATGTTGATGCTAAGATGAAGGCAAATGTGGTTAAGGTGGGATCTTATgagattattttatatgatcacATCTAA